TCTAAGGGTTCTAAAATTGCTATTGATGATTTGCAAAATATAAGAGAATTTAAATTTTTTGAGCAAGATTTAAGTGATTTTGAAGGTGTAAAAGCACTTTTTGAAAGGGAAAAATTTGATGCAGTGGTGCATTTTGCAGCGAGTATTGAAGTGTTTGAAAGCATGCAAAATCCTTTAAAATATTATATGAATAACACAATCAATACAACCAATTTAATCCAAACTTGTATCCAAACAGGGGTAGGTAAATTTATCTTTTCTTCTACAGCAGCTACTTATGGCGAACCTACAACCCCTGTTGTAAGCGAGAGTAGTCCTTTAGCGCCTATTAATCCTTATGGGCGCAGCAAGCTTATGAGCGAAGAGGTTTTGCGTGATGCAAATATGGCTCATCCTGAATTTAAATACTGCATTTTAAGATATTTTAATGTTGCAGGTGCTTGTATGGATTATAAATTAGGACAACGCTATCCTAAAGCGACTTTACTTATCAAAGTAGCCGCAGAATGTGCAGCAGGAAAACGCGACAAGCTTTTTATATTTG
The window above is part of the Campylobacter coli genome. Proteins encoded here:
- the galE gene encoding UDP-glucose 4-epimerase GalE, whose protein sequence is MKILISGGAGYIGSHTLRQFLKTNHEICVLDNLSKGSKIAIDDLQNIREFKFFEQDLSDFEGVKALFEREKFDAVVHFAASIEVFESMQNPLKYYMNNTINTTNLIQTCIQTGVGKFIFSSTAATYGEPTTPVVSESSPLAPINPYGRSKLMSEEVLRDANMAHPEFKYCILRYFNVAGACMDYKLGQRYPKATLLIKVAAECAAGKRDKLFIFGDDYDTKDGTCIRDFIHVDDISSAHLAALDYLENNESNIFNVGYGHGFSVKEVIDAMKRVSGVDFKVELAPRRAGDPSVLISDASKIRNLTSWQPKFDDLDLICKSAFDWEKQC